The following are encoded together in the Pectobacterium punjabense genome:
- a CDS encoding energy transducer TonB produces the protein MQQASVQHLSLNARAEATPAARYENVTTLSSLSVGASTQGETRRIAISFLAVALIHAGVAALLITRTTEYKPINLLNPAASVSIQATMVEAPEPEPVPVLSPEPPVLTSEQAEREIAPVVEKTIVERQETPPPPVKKEVPKPPVKPVVKPQPVRPKTTAERQPAAPPAPESVPAVPDATAGALTSTSKGNMMQNHPGAQPKQVASVGCIVPQPDYPRRAKRLQQEGDVLVRLVISPEGRLIRHDIARSSGVEALDEAAMSAVAQARCTPYRENGQAITVMTVQPVNFRLAR, from the coding sequence GTGCAACAGGCATCCGTGCAACACCTATCGTTAAACGCGCGCGCTGAGGCGACTCCCGCAGCACGGTATGAAAACGTCACCACGCTGTCATCGCTAAGCGTCGGGGCATCTACTCAGGGAGAAACCAGAAGGATCGCAATCAGCTTTCTGGCGGTGGCATTGATCCATGCTGGCGTTGCAGCCTTGCTCATCACTCGCACTACCGAATATAAGCCGATCAACCTGCTTAATCCGGCTGCCAGCGTGAGCATTCAGGCCACGATGGTTGAAGCCCCAGAACCGGAACCCGTTCCCGTACTGTCGCCGGAACCGCCGGTACTCACATCGGAACAAGCCGAGCGTGAAATCGCGCCCGTCGTGGAAAAAACGATCGTAGAACGGCAAGAAACCCCGCCGCCTCCCGTTAAGAAAGAGGTTCCGAAACCGCCGGTGAAACCCGTGGTTAAACCGCAGCCCGTCCGCCCCAAAACCACGGCCGAGCGTCAGCCTGCCGCGCCCCCAGCGCCAGAAAGCGTGCCAGCCGTACCTGATGCCACCGCAGGGGCGCTCACCAGCACCAGCAAAGGCAATATGATGCAGAACCATCCCGGTGCGCAGCCCAAACAGGTGGCGTCCGTTGGTTGCATCGTGCCACAGCCGGATTACCCCCGCCGCGCTAAACGTCTCCAGCAAGAGGGGGATGTGCTAGTGCGTCTGGTCATCAGCCCGGAAGGTCGCTTAATCCGGCACGATATTGCCCGCAGCAGCGGAGTTGAAGCCTTAGATGAGGCGGCCATGAGTGCTGTGGCGCAAGCACGCTGTACACCTTACCGCGAAAACGGACAGGCTATCACCGTCATGACCGTTCAGCCCGTCAACTTCCGATTGGCTCGTTAA
- a CDS encoding sigma-70 family RNA polymerase sigma factor — protein sequence MYTESVKKTDLLSLIFRSDYRWLTDRLRRRIAYGCEAEDVASEAFLRLASLPDLASVQEPRAMLTTLAKRVLYENWRRRDLEKAYLTALASKPEFHHPSPEDQQLLIEALLTIDQALDGLSTNARRAFLYSQLDGMTYADIAEKLDVSVSMVRKYIAKALTNCYLATQDSSDL from the coding sequence ATGTATACCGAGTCTGTTAAAAAAACCGACTTACTGTCGCTTATTTTTCGCAGCGATTATCGCTGGTTAACGGACCGATTACGCCGCCGTATTGCTTACGGCTGTGAAGCGGAAGACGTTGCCTCAGAAGCATTTTTACGTTTAGCCTCGCTACCCGATCTCGCCAGCGTGCAGGAGCCACGAGCGATGCTGACCACGCTGGCTAAACGTGTGTTGTACGAAAACTGGCGTCGGCGCGATCTGGAAAAAGCCTATCTCACGGCACTGGCAAGTAAGCCAGAATTTCACCATCCCTCGCCGGAAGATCAGCAACTGTTAATAGAAGCACTGTTGACTATCGATCAAGCCTTGGACGGACTGTCTACCAATGCACGGCGGGCTTTTTTGTACAGCCAGCTTGATGGGATGACCTACGCCGACATTGCCGAAAAGCTTGATGTTTCCGTCAGCATGGTAAGAAAATATATCGCCAAAGCACTCACCAACTGCTACCTGGCAACACAAGACAGCAGTGATTTATAG
- a CDS encoding AAA family ATPase: MEQHDKPYLQRVYFHPQKTLDPHTYPLNIPAIKDLEKIRFHPDVTFLVGENGSGKSTLLEALAIVMGFNPEGGSRNINFSTRDSHSSLSDHLRIVKGIKRPRTGYFLRAESFFNVATEIENIDPGLIQLAYGGVSLHQQSHGESFMALLNHRFGANGFYLLDEPEAALSPTRQLTALARIHQLVNSGCQFIIATHSPIILAYPNAVIYQFDENGIQQVEWQDTEHYQITRQFLNNPQGMMNILFADEDDGDENT; the protein is encoded by the coding sequence GTGGAACAGCATGATAAACCCTATTTACAACGCGTCTATTTCCATCCACAGAAAACACTCGATCCACATACTTACCCATTAAATATTCCGGCGATAAAGGATCTCGAAAAGATTCGCTTTCATCCCGATGTCACTTTTCTTGTTGGCGAGAACGGTTCTGGGAAATCGACATTGTTAGAAGCCTTGGCAATCGTGATGGGCTTCAACCCGGAAGGCGGTTCGCGTAACATCAATTTCAGCACGCGAGATTCCCATTCCAGCCTGAGCGACCACCTCCGTATCGTCAAAGGTATTAAACGCCCACGCACCGGCTATTTTTTACGGGCAGAAAGTTTTTTCAATGTCGCAACAGAAATAGAAAATATCGACCCCGGCCTGATTCAACTGGCTTACGGTGGTGTTTCGCTCCACCAGCAGTCGCACGGCGAATCGTTTATGGCATTGTTAAACCACCGCTTCGGTGCCAATGGGTTTTACCTGCTGGACGAACCGGAAGCTGCACTGTCCCCTACCCGGCAACTCACTGCGCTAGCGCGTATCCACCAGCTAGTGAACTCTGGGTGTCAGTTCATTATTGCTACTCATTCCCCGATTATTCTGGCTTACCCCAACGCGGTGATTTATCAGTTCGATGAAAATGGCATTCAACAGGTGGAGTGGCAGGATACGGAGCACTATCAAATCACCCGGCAGTTTTTAAATAACCCGCAGGGCATGATGAATATCTTATTCGCCGATGAAGACGACGGCGACGAGAACACGTAG
- a CDS encoding FecR family protein, which yields MDDPIAEQAIEWMVLLRSGEATQTDYDDYRHWRDENVLHERACQRIEQTLGQFQPLLAALPNDPIRQALLAPSGRRKVLQYGLGMVAIASLSSLLLNQHYPLSPLLSDMKTATAQRQQVSLSDGSAIMLNARTAVDVNVQPESHARQVSLHTGGIFAEIRSDTQRPFVIATQMGDIVALQANVNVRYESGGVHVGVLDNIAKITNRAGQSLRLNAGQGVWFDDATLYQVAITPESEMAWLKGRLEVRDRSLASVINSLRDYTPGIIRLDPAIADLRVSGNFPLNDINYTLDSLAQTMPIAIVHTTDYWIHIRAIRHG from the coding sequence ATGGATGACCCAATTGCCGAGCAGGCAATTGAATGGATGGTATTGCTGCGGTCCGGTGAAGCAACGCAGACCGACTATGACGATTACCGCCATTGGCGAGATGAAAACGTCCTGCATGAGCGCGCCTGCCAGCGCATCGAGCAAACGTTGGGGCAATTTCAACCGCTTCTCGCCGCGTTACCCAACGACCCGATTCGTCAGGCGTTGTTAGCGCCGTCGGGGCGGCGAAAAGTGTTGCAATACGGATTAGGCATGGTCGCTATCGCCTCGTTGAGCAGTCTATTGCTCAATCAGCACTACCCGCTGTCGCCACTACTGTCTGATATGAAAACCGCGACAGCACAGCGCCAGCAAGTGTCACTCAGCGACGGCAGTGCGATCATGCTCAATGCGCGTACCGCCGTCGACGTTAATGTACAACCCGAGAGCCATGCACGTCAGGTCTCCCTGCACACCGGGGGCATTTTCGCGGAAATCAGATCCGATACCCAACGTCCCTTCGTTATCGCGACCCAAATGGGTGATATTGTCGCCCTCCAGGCCAATGTGAACGTGCGCTATGAAAGCGGCGGCGTACACGTCGGCGTACTGGATAACATCGCCAAAATTACCAACCGAGCCGGGCAAAGCCTGCGCCTTAATGCGGGTCAAGGCGTATGGTTCGATGACGCAACGCTCTATCAGGTCGCTATTACGCCAGAATCAGAAATGGCCTGGCTGAAAGGTCGACTTGAAGTCCGCGATCGTTCACTCGCTTCGGTGATTAATTCGCTACGCGACTACACGCCAGGCATCATCAGGCTCGACCCTGCCATCGCTGATTTACGCGTCAGCGGAAATTTCCCCCTCAATGACATTAACTACACGCTGGATTCGCTCGCGCAAACCATGCCTATCGCTATCGTGCACACCACAGATTACTGGATTCACATCCGTGCTATCAGACACGGGTAA
- a CDS encoding ABC transporter ATP-binding protein/permease, whose protein sequence is MSVKEASTTRPSIGQILVPYWLTPEKYLALLILVMIISINLGTAYISVEANRVAGKFTDALIGVDWEQIKPLFIFSFILGLGAMMLKWVNVLGQGYLALRWRTWMTLHYIRRWTGTSAYYQIEREGVLPNIDQRIADDVNELVTASLNFFLNILSVVISTVTYTALLWSISGVLRFSFMGSDWAIPGYMVYALYIEYVLQVALSHWLGKTLIKLNMNQQNAEGDFRFLGVQLRENAEQIAFYQGGNREGERLAQRFARVRDNALSVLLRGFKVSFGQSLFSHFLSPLPTLLALPQLLRGEITFGDLTRIQMAYGSLGAVLSYFMQAYQSFTRWLALARRLQDMETALNKSEQSPSPIRVTELDVPGFSCRALHLLTPEGRALTALDDWQVLPGERWMVNGVSGVGKSTLLRACAGLWQHGTGEIVRPRNGHTLFLPQKSYLPTGTLKAALCYPGNAQDFTDEQCRQALLDSELPDMVTQLENEDRWQQRLSGGEQQRMAIARTLLHRPDFIFLDEATSALDPETEQRVYQALVTCLPDSAIISVAHRETLATFHTHHLHLTPAIGRGSEPDREDQTGDEATSHQAFNDRGFA, encoded by the coding sequence ATGAGCGTGAAAGAAGCGAGTACGACAAGACCGAGCATCGGCCAGATTCTGGTGCCCTATTGGCTGACGCCGGAGAAGTATCTGGCGCTGCTGATTCTGGTCATGATTATTAGCATCAATCTGGGAACGGCCTACATCAGCGTGGAGGCAAACCGTGTCGCTGGGAAATTTACCGATGCGCTGATTGGGGTGGATTGGGAGCAAATAAAACCGTTGTTTATCTTCAGCTTTATACTCGGCTTGGGCGCGATGATGCTGAAGTGGGTAAACGTACTGGGTCAAGGCTATCTGGCCTTGCGCTGGCGTACCTGGATGACGCTTCACTATATCCGCCGCTGGACGGGGACATCGGCTTATTACCAAATAGAAAGGGAAGGTGTGCTGCCGAACATCGATCAGCGCATTGCCGATGATGTGAATGAGCTGGTGACAGCTTCACTGAATTTCTTTCTCAATATTCTCTCGGTTGTCATCAGTACCGTCACCTACACGGCGCTATTGTGGTCGATTTCTGGCGTATTACGCTTTTCATTTATGGGCAGTGACTGGGCGATACCCGGCTATATGGTCTATGCCCTTTATATCGAATATGTTCTTCAGGTTGCCCTTTCGCACTGGCTTGGTAAGACATTGATTAAGCTGAATATGAACCAGCAGAATGCGGAAGGCGATTTCCGTTTTCTGGGTGTGCAACTGCGTGAAAATGCAGAACAGATTGCCTTTTATCAAGGCGGCAATCGGGAAGGCGAGCGACTTGCTCAGCGCTTTGCTCGCGTGCGTGATAATGCGCTGTCTGTGCTGTTGCGCGGCTTTAAAGTGTCGTTTGGTCAGAGCCTGTTTAGCCATTTCCTTTCTCCATTACCGACGCTGCTGGCATTGCCACAGTTGTTACGTGGCGAGATCACCTTTGGCGATTTGACACGGATTCAGATGGCTTACGGTTCTCTGGGGGCGGTGTTAAGTTATTTTATGCAAGCCTATCAGTCCTTTACCCGCTGGCTAGCACTGGCGAGGCGTTTGCAAGATATGGAAACTGCGCTGAATAAAAGCGAGCAGTCGCCGTCGCCTATTCGCGTGACGGAGCTGGATGTGCCGGGGTTTTCCTGTCGGGCACTGCATCTGTTAACGCCGGAGGGGCGTGCGCTGACGGCGCTCGACGACTGGCAGGTCTTACCCGGTGAACGTTGGATGGTGAACGGCGTATCCGGTGTGGGCAAGAGCACGCTGCTGCGTGCCTGTGCCGGACTATGGCAGCACGGTACAGGGGAAATTGTGCGTCCTCGCAACGGCCACACTCTCTTTTTACCACAAAAAAGTTATCTCCCGACAGGGACGCTGAAAGCGGCATTATGTTACCCCGGCAATGCGCAAGATTTTACCGACGAGCAGTGTCGACAGGCGCTGTTAGACAGTGAATTGCCGGATATGGTCACACAGTTGGAGAATGAAGATCGCTGGCAGCAGCGGCTATCCGGCGGCGAACAGCAGCGAATGGCAATAGCCCGCACGTTGCTGCACCGGCCCGACTTTATTTTTCTGGATGAAGCGACCAGCGCGCTCGATCCTGAAACCGAGCAGCGGGTTTATCAGGCGCTGGTGACTTGCTTGCCTGACAGCGCCATTATCAGCGTGGCGCACCGGGAAACATTAGCGACTTTCCATACTCATCATCTGCATCTGACACCGGCAATCGGAAGGGGCAGCGAGCCTGATAGGGAAGACCAGACTGGCGATGAAGCGACGTCGCATCAAGCGTTTAACGATCGCGGTTTTGCCTGA
- a CDS encoding TonB-dependent siderophore receptor yields the protein MKKRDGISPALGLGFKQRLLLTKMLTINTALFVGAATLPIAAYAAGENDTIAFSIPAGDLQKGLLAIANQSQQTLSFNPALVANYQSAALKGNYSTRQAILRLLQGTPLLLTTTDNGTLTIISSRANDAEVAQASDNALPAITVNAGSEDETVLNPGTSSSALRTSTSLQQTAQSVQVISNKLITERQATSLEDVLKNSGSVVAVKSNRGEPTYWIRGYAVTSGATDGLSGSSNAGIGRGTEIEGVERVEVLKGPQSVLAGSSSAAGTINVVRKKPVTEPLRRVKVETASYGEIKTSFDLGDAITEDKSWSYRLNASSMKSRNAFPDFNGNHSDYLAPAFTWKNDNTTLTFGAETSQNRRSGPAGTVYLNGAIQQLPKYRLGDKDDHNKTKTTNTYYELEQKLVNDWTFNSKAGFQSTASQMKLNETLAIAPNGAKVSHPLAYKSTNQTFSLQNDIRGKIETGPVTQTVLFGHDYKHERYASYDNDFILLNNGNIYNSDSLSFPGIGEPSYRSYTTKLIQSGFLFQDQIDVFDRLHFQLSVKRSTWNNTYLVGAMPSAFTTSKWIPNYGVSFDITPDVTIYANLLNSFSGNAAVTRTGIQLPPTTGQSKEAGLKFSLLEDDLTLTTAVFNIEQNNLRVTDANGFPIASTGRKSEGFDVDLNGTLLPGWDVSASYTYSTSKDPGTVTYRTNTPRHTANIWTSYEVQSGRYQGFGASAGISGTSKTENGDTRQTFTIGSQASTDVTVFYRQPIWSVTFGANNVFDRDIYYTSTTPLYIGMKEGRTWRLTGTYSF from the coding sequence ATGAAAAAACGAGATGGTATCTCTCCCGCTCTGGGGCTGGGTTTTAAGCAACGCCTGCTTCTCACCAAAATGTTGACGATCAATACCGCTCTATTTGTCGGTGCGGCGACCTTACCGATTGCCGCCTATGCGGCGGGTGAGAATGACACGATTGCCTTTTCTATTCCGGCCGGTGACCTGCAAAAAGGATTGCTGGCAATCGCCAACCAAAGTCAGCAGACCCTCTCATTTAATCCTGCCTTGGTGGCGAATTATCAAAGCGCCGCGCTGAAGGGCAATTATTCGACGCGTCAGGCTATTTTGCGCTTATTACAGGGGACGCCGTTATTATTGACGACCACCGATAACGGTACGCTGACCATTATTTCTTCCCGCGCCAACGATGCGGAAGTGGCGCAGGCCAGCGATAACGCGCTGCCAGCGATTACTGTCAACGCCGGCAGCGAAGATGAAACGGTATTGAACCCTGGCACTTCGTCGTCAGCCTTACGTACCAGCACCTCGTTACAGCAAACGGCGCAGTCGGTTCAGGTCATCAGTAACAAACTGATTACGGAACGTCAGGCGACGTCACTGGAGGATGTACTGAAAAACTCGGGTAGCGTTGTCGCCGTTAAGTCAAACCGTGGTGAACCGACCTACTGGATACGCGGCTATGCGGTTACCTCTGGGGCAACGGATGGGCTATCCGGGTCCAGCAATGCAGGGATTGGCCGTGGCACTGAGATCGAGGGGGTTGAACGCGTCGAAGTGCTGAAAGGGCCACAGTCCGTGCTGGCGGGCAGCAGCTCGGCGGCGGGGACGATCAACGTGGTGCGTAAAAAACCGGTGACGGAACCGCTACGTCGAGTGAAAGTGGAAACGGCAAGCTACGGCGAGATAAAAACGTCGTTCGATTTAGGCGATGCCATTACCGAGGACAAGTCCTGGAGCTATCGCCTCAATGCATCCAGCATGAAGTCACGCAATGCCTTTCCTGACTTTAATGGCAATCACAGTGACTATTTAGCACCTGCGTTTACGTGGAAAAATGACAACACCACGCTGACGTTTGGGGCGGAAACCAGCCAGAACCGGCGTTCTGGCCCCGCGGGCACCGTGTATCTCAACGGCGCTATCCAGCAGTTGCCTAAATACCGTCTTGGTGACAAAGACGATCATAATAAAACCAAGACCACCAATACGTATTATGAGCTGGAGCAAAAGCTCGTTAACGATTGGACATTCAACAGCAAAGCGGGCTTTCAGAGTACCGCGTCTCAGATGAAGCTGAATGAAACGCTGGCCATCGCACCTAATGGAGCTAAAGTCAGCCACCCGCTGGCCTATAAATCTACCAATCAGACATTTAGCCTGCAAAATGATATTCGGGGGAAAATTGAGACGGGGCCTGTCACCCAGACCGTATTGTTCGGCCATGACTATAAGCATGAACGTTATGCCAGCTACGATAATGATTTTATTCTGTTGAATAATGGGAATATCTATAACTCGGATTCTCTCTCTTTCCCTGGCATCGGTGAACCAAGCTATCGCTCTTACACAACGAAATTAATCCAGAGCGGTTTCCTGTTTCAGGATCAGATCGATGTGTTTGATCGCCTGCATTTCCAGCTCTCGGTTAAACGCTCGACGTGGAATAACACGTATCTGGTCGGCGCAATGCCATCGGCCTTTACCACCAGCAAATGGATACCTAACTATGGCGTCAGCTTCGATATCACGCCAGATGTGACAATTTATGCCAATTTGCTGAACAGTTTTAGCGGTAATGCCGCGGTTACGCGTACCGGCATCCAACTGCCACCGACCACCGGGCAATCGAAGGAAGCGGGGCTGAAATTTAGCCTGCTGGAAGACGATCTGACGCTAACAACGGCGGTATTCAATATTGAGCAAAATAACCTGAGGGTGACGGATGCTAACGGCTTTCCGATCGCCTCCACCGGGAGAAAAAGCGAAGGGTTTGATGTCGATTTGAATGGTACGCTTTTGCCGGGATGGGATGTTTCAGCCAGTTATACCTACTCCACCAGCAAAGACCCAGGTACGGTGACATATCGGACCAACACGCCGCGCCATACCGCCAATATTTGGACGTCTTATGAGGTTCAGTCCGGTCGCTATCAGGGCTTTGGTGCCTCTGCCGGGATTAGCGGAACATCAAAAACCGAGAACGGGGATACGCGTCAAACCTTCACCATTGGAAGCCAGGCCTCCACGGACGTCACCGTCTTTTATCGTCAGCCAATCTGGTCAGTCACCTTTGGTGCCAATAACGTCTTCGATCGCGATATCTACTACACCAGCACGACACCGTTGTATATCGGTATGAAAGAAGGGCGGACATGGCGTCTCACCGGAACGTACTCGTTCTGA